GCAAGAATATCTGCCGGAATCAAAATTGGTTTTTCTTTCTGGATGATGATGTTTGAAAAGCCGGCATCTTGAATATATTGAAGATATTCTGCCTTTTGACTTGCGCCAGATACACATCCTGCATACATCTCAGCAGCAGATTGTATTTTCTCAGGCAATGAGCCCGTGAGTACAACATCAGATATACTGAAGTGTCCGCCCGGTTTTAGTACTCTGAATATTTCTGTAAATACTTGTTTCTTGTCAGGCACCAAATTTAATACACAGTTGCTAACCACCACGTTTGCCGTGTTTGCTGTGACCGGAATTTTTTCAATGTCTCCTTGTCTGAATTCAACGTTATTGAATCCCAATTTTTCAGCGTTAGCTCTTGCTTTTTCAATCATTGCCGGAGTGAAATCTATCCCAATTACTTTGCCTGTTTCACCGGTTGCAGCGCGGGCAACAAAACAATCATTGCCGGCACCACTTCCTAAATCTATCACCACATCTCCGGGTTTTATTTGTGCAAATTGGGTTGGCAAACCACAACCCAAACCCAAATCAGCGTCTGATGCATATCCTGAAAGGCTTGAATAATCATCACTCATGATATTATAAACTTCGGTTGAACAACCACCTGCTCCACAGCATGACGTCTGGTTGGTTTCTTTATCTTGTAATGCAATCTCACTGTATTTTTGTTTGACCATTGATTTTATCTCTTCACTTGTTGCCATAAATTGATATTTTGTTTATCGCAATATTACGATATTAATTCCGCATTCTTTAATTTCCTCCCCATAATTTCAACTGATTATTGTCATAGCCCTTGATCCTCAAGATGAATTATGTTAGACCCTATTATTTGTTCAAACACTCAATTCGTCAGGCTTTACAAACGGTTTGGTCTACAGTGAAAAATCTTTACCTATTGATTTTCATGTGTTTATATTTTGAATCAATCTAAAATATACCGATTGGTATTTTTTAATAAGAATAATCTATCCATTCATCCCCTTAAATCATAACTTAATCTAAAATTCTGAAAATCGGTGACCTAAATCACAACAATAATATGAATAAGATGTTATCTTAGATAAAAATTAGTTGTTATGGCACGGAAAAAGTCACCAGACAAAGTAGATAAAATAATCAATGAGATTAAAGCTTCTACACCAAAATTTAAACTGCAGTTAGATGCACGTACAACTATTACGTTGAAGACAAAAGAACAAATGCAAAAATGGATGGCATTATATCCAAAAGCGCAATTACTCTAACCTTTGATCTATAGTTGGTAAAAAAGAGTCTGCCTTATTGCAGACTCTTTTTTATTTTTTGTCCTCCAAAGCATCTATCTTTACACCAAATTAAAATCATGGTTAGTCCCGGACAAATCAATTCCCTCCGAGTAGTTAAAGAAGTAGATTTTGGCTTTTATCTTGACGGAGCTGAGTTTGGTGAGATACTTTTACCCTTGCGTTACATACCGCGCAACCTGAATGTTGACGACCAGGTTGATGTATTTCTCTACTACGACTCTGAAGACCGCCTGATTGCAACCACTGAAACTCCCCTTGCATTTGTTGGAGATTTTGCTTTTCTTAAAGTAAAACAACTTACCCAGGTTGGTGCGTTCTTAGATTGGGGACTAATGAAAGATTTGCTTGTTCCGTTTAAAGAACAAAAAAATGAAATGATTGGAGGGCAATCTTATTTGGTTAAAATTTATGTGGATGAAAAATCACAACGCATTGTGGCTTCAACAAAACTTGATCGTTTTTTAGACAATGTTCCTGCTGATTTTAATGAAGGTGACGAAGTTGATTTGCAGATTTGGGAAAAAACTAATCTTGGTTATAAAGTCATCATCAACAACACGCACAGTGGTTTACTTTATGCAAATGAAATTTTCAAACCTGTAAAACCCGGACAAAAATTAACCGGATATATCAAGCGTCTGCGTGAGGATGAAAAAATTGATCTCACCCTTCAAAAGCAAGGCTTTATTCACGTTGATGAAACATCTGCCGCTATTCTTGACAAATTAAAATTGCAGGGAGGTTACATTGAAGCAAATGATAGTACCTCACCTGAATCTATCAAACACATTTTCGGCGTTTCAAAAAAAGTATTCAAAAAAGCTATTGGTTCACTATACAAAGCACGTTTGATTGTTATTGAAGACAAAGGAATTCGTTTGGTAAAAAAATGAAACCGCTCAATTTTCCACCTGCAAAACTTACAATCAGGAATCAGCAGGTTTTTGATCCGCTGAGAAAAAAATTTGTTCCGCTCACACCTGAAGAATGGGTTAGACAAAA
This genomic stretch from Crocinitomicaceae bacterium harbors:
- a CDS encoding GntR family transcriptional regulator translates to MVSPGQINSLRVVKEVDFGFYLDGAEFGEILLPLRYIPRNLNVDDQVDVFLYYDSEDRLIATTETPLAFVGDFAFLKVKQLTQVGAFLDWGLMKDLLVPFKEQKNEMIGGQSYLVKIYVDEKSQRIVASTKLDRFLDNVPADFNEGDEVDLQIWEKTNLGYKVIINNTHSGLLYANEIFKPVKPGQKLTGYIKRLREDEKIDLTLQKQGFIHVDETSAAILDKLKLQGGYIEANDSTSPESIKHIFGVSKKVFKKAIGSLYKARLIVIEDKGIRLVKK
- a CDS encoding arsenite methyltransferase; its protein translation is MATSEEIKSMVKQKYSEIALQDKETNQTSCCGAGGCSTEVYNIMSDDYSSLSGYASDADLGLGCGLPTQFAQIKPGDVVIDLGSGAGNDCFVARAATGETGKVIGIDFTPAMIEKARANAEKLGFNNVEFRQGDIEKIPVTANTANVVVSNCVLNLVPDKKQVFTEIFRVLKPGGHFSISDVVLTGSLPEKIQSAAEMYAGCVSGASQKAEYLQYIQDAGFSNIIIQKEKPILIPADILANYLSEDEVKHYLAHPEIIFSITVFAQKPEACCTPGGKCC